In Sulfurihydrogenibium subterraneum DSM 15120, one DNA window encodes the following:
- the rpsC gene encoding 30S ribosomal protein S3: protein MGQKVHPIGFRLGITQDWRSKWYADKKKYTKTLHEDLAIRQFIQDRYRAAGIADVIIERLGDKLRVKILAARPGIVIGAKGAEVEKLNETLKNISSAKEILVNVDEVKRPELNAKLVAEDIALQLERRVTHRRAMKKAIDSSMKAGAKGIKTQVGGRIGGVDLARKEWFMAGRMPLQTLKADIDYGTARASTKYGILGVKVWIYKGDKVESRVEEVLSKVEEELKV from the coding sequence ATGGGTCAAAAAGTACACCCTATAGGATTTAGACTTGGAATAACTCAAGACTGGAGATCAAAATGGTACGCTGATAAAAAGAAGTACACTAAAACTCTTCATGAAGATTTAGCAATAAGACAGTTTATTCAAGATAGATACAGAGCTGCTGGTATAGCAGACGTTATAATAGAAAGGCTTGGTGATAAGTTAAGAGTTAAGATTTTAGCTGCAAGACCTGGAATAGTTATTGGAGCAAAAGGTGCTGAAGTTGAAAAATTAAATGAAACGTTAAAAAATATATCTTCTGCAAAGGAAATTCTTGTAAATGTGGATGAAGTTAAGAGACCAGAATTAAACGCTAAGCTTGTAGCTGAAGATATAGCTCTTCAACTTGAAAGAAGAGTTACTCATAGAAGAGCAATGAAAAAAGCTATAGACTCTTCAATGAAAGCCGGAGCGAAAGGTATAAAAACACAAGTTGGTGGAAGAATAGGCGGAGTAGACCTTGCAAGAAAAGAATGGTTTATGGCTGGAAGAATGCCACTTCAAACCCTCAAAGCTGATATAGACTACGGAACAGCAAGAGCTTCTACAAAATACGGAATACTTGGAGTTAAAGTTTGGATTTATAAAGGTGATAAGGTAGAAAGTAGAGTAGAAGAAGTTTTAAGTAAAGTAGAAGAAGAACTTAAAGTTTAA
- the rplP gene encoding 50S ribosomal protein L16, with protein sequence MSLLQPKKVKWRKQQRGRMKGKASRRNQVDFGEYGLQALEPCWMTSRQIEAARIAIVREAKKGAKVWIRVYPHKPITKKPAETRMGKGKGDLDQFVAVVKPGHILFELAGVPEEVAAEAFRKAGHKLPIKTRMVKLQEV encoded by the coding sequence ATGTCTTTACTACAACCGAAGAAAGTTAAATGGAGAAAACAACAAAGAGGCAGAATGAAAGGAAAAGCCTCAAGAAGAAATCAAGTTGATTTTGGAGAGTATGGTTTACAAGCTTTAGAACCTTGTTGGATGACTTCAAGACAGATTGAAGCAGCAAGAATTGCAATAGTTAGGGAAGCAAAGAAAGGTGCAAAAGTTTGGATAAGAGTATACCCCCATAAACCTATTACTAAAAAGCCTGCAGAAACTCGTATGGGTAAAGGAAAAGGTGATTTAGATCAATTTGTAGCAGTTGTAAAACCAGGACATATTCTCTTTGAGTTAGCTGGAGTCCCAGAAGAAGTTGCAGCTGAAGCATTTAGAAAAGCAGGACACAAACTCCCTATAAAAACAAGAATGGTAAAACTGCAGGAGGTTTAG
- the rpmC gene encoding 50S ribosomal protein L29, whose amino-acid sequence MKSSELRKLSNEELKEKVIELKKKLFNLRFQNKIGSLAKNSEIKQTKKDIARILTIIRERELTNK is encoded by the coding sequence ATGAAATCAAGTGAGCTTAGGAAACTCAGCAATGAAGAGTTAAAGGAAAAAGTTATAGAGTTAAAAAAGAAATTATTTAATTTAAGATTCCAAAATAAAATAGGTTCTTTAGCTAAAAATAGCGAAATAAAACAGACAAAAAAAGATATTGCAAGAATCTTGACAATAATAAGAGAAAGAGAATTAACTAATAAATAA
- the rpsQ gene encoding 30S ribosomal protein S17: MTTETKKNIKEFVGKVVSNKMDKTVVVAVERKFPHPLYGKQVKKTKKFYAHDEENKCKEGDIVRIRETRPLSKLKRWIVVEIIQTSA; encoded by the coding sequence ATGACAACTGAAACAAAGAAAAATATAAAAGAGTTTGTTGGAAAAGTTGTAAGTAATAAAATGGATAAAACGGTAGTAGTTGCTGTTGAAAGAAAATTTCCACACCCTCTCTACGGAAAACAAGTAAAGAAGACTAAAAAGTTTTACGCACATGATGAAGAGAACAAATGTAAAGAAGGAGATATTGTTAGAATAAGAGAAACAAGACCTCTTTCTAAATTAAAAAGATGGATTGTTGTTGAAATCATACAAACGTCAGCATAA
- the rplN gene encoding 50S ribosomal protein L14 — protein MIQRGTYLNTADNSGAKKVQCIGIPGGAKKMHATVGDVITVTVKSAIPNGTAKKGKVYKAVVVRTKKEIARPDGSYVKADDNAVVLLNNQLEPIGTRILGPVCRELRSKGFYRIISLAPEVI, from the coding sequence ATGATACAGAGAGGAACTTATTTAAATACTGCTGACAATTCAGGAGCTAAGAAAGTTCAATGTATAGGTATACCTGGTGGTGCTAAAAAGATGCATGCAACTGTAGGAGATGTTATAACCGTAACTGTTAAATCTGCTATTCCTAACGGTACTGCTAAGAAAGGAAAAGTATACAAGGCGGTAGTGGTAAGAACAAAAAAAGAGATTGCAAGACCTGATGGAAGTTATGTAAAAGCAGATGATAATGCGGTTGTTTTATTAAACAACCAGTTAGAGCCAATAGGAACTCGTATATTGGGTCCTGTTTGTAGAGAGTTAAGATCAAAAGGTTTTTATAGAATTATTTCTCTTGCACCGGAGGTAATTTAA
- the rplX gene encoding 50S ribosomal protein L24, which yields MIKLKKGDPVIVIAGKDKGKISKIKQIVKKDEKVKVVVEGVNVVKKHVKAIQGVREGGIFEIEKPIDISNVAYYDETLKKPIKIGVKIIDEGNKKVKVRINKKTGQVIDKVWEKIKKEV from the coding sequence ATGATTAAGCTAAAGAAGGGAGATCCGGTAATTGTAATAGCCGGCAAAGATAAAGGAAAAATAAGTAAAATAAAACAGATAGTTAAAAAAGATGAAAAAGTAAAAGTTGTAGTGGAAGGCGTTAATGTAGTGAAAAAGCACGTTAAGGCTATTCAAGGTGTTAGAGAAGGTGGAATTTTCGAGATAGAAAAGCCTATTGACATCTCAAATGTTGCTTATTACGATGAAACCTTGAAAAAACCTATTAAAATTGGCGTTAAGATTATAGATGAAGGAAATAAAAAAGTTAAAGTTAGAATTAATAAAAAGACAGGACAAGTTATAGATAAAGTCTGGGAAAAAATTAAAAAAGAGGTATAG
- the rplE gene encoding 50S ribosomal protein L5 — translation MAAVVGYKPRLQQKYEEEVIKKLMERFGYKSPMEVPRLKKIVINMGVGEAVGDIKQLDRAVEDLTAIAAQKPVITRAKKSEAAFKLRKGNPIGAKVTLRKDRMWDFLDKLISVALPRVRDFRGLNPKSFDGRGNYAFGLAEQIVFPEIDYDKVDKIRGMDIIIETTARTDEEALWLLSLLGLPIRSGG, via the coding sequence ATGGCTGCTGTAGTAGGATATAAACCAAGACTTCAACAAAAATACGAAGAAGAAGTTATTAAAAAATTGATGGAAAGGTTTGGGTATAAAAGCCCAATGGAAGTTCCAAGATTAAAGAAGATAGTTATAAACATGGGTGTTGGTGAAGCCGTCGGAGATATTAAGCAACTAGATAGAGCTGTTGAAGACCTTACAGCGATAGCAGCCCAAAAACCTGTTATCACAAGGGCAAAAAAATCAGAAGCTGCTTTTAAACTTAGAAAAGGAAACCCTATTGGAGCTAAAGTCACTCTCAGAAAAGATAGAATGTGGGACTTTTTAGATAAACTTATCTCTGTTGCATTACCAAGGGTTAGAGACTTTAGAGGATTAAACCCAAAATCTTTTGACGGTAGAGGAAACTATGCTTTTGGTTTAGCAGAGCAAATAGTTTTTCCAGAAATAGACTATGATAAGGTTGATAAAATCAGAGGAATGGACATTATTATTGAAACAACAGCAAGAACAGATGAAGAGGCTTTATGGCTTTTATCACTGTTAGGTTTACCTATTAGATCAGGAGGATAA
- a CDS encoding type Z 30S ribosomal protein S14 yields MARKCLVVKSFQKKPKYKTRVHSRCPLCGRPRGYIRQFNMCRICFRERALRGEIPGIKKASW; encoded by the coding sequence ATGGCACGTAAATGTTTAGTTGTAAAATCTTTTCAAAAAAAACCTAAATATAAAACTAGGGTTCATTCAAGATGCCCTTTATGTGGGAGGCCGAGAGGTTATATAAGGCAGTTTAATATGTGCAGGATATGCTTTAGAGAAAGAGCATTAAGAGGCGAAATTCCAGGAATTAAAAAAGCAAGCTGGTAG
- the rpsH gene encoding 30S ribosomal protein S8 — MITDPIADMIARINNAIKSRKDEVAIPNSKIKEKIAEILKKEGYIEDYVISEEDKKGNQATLIIKLKYLGRRNTKPAITKIERVSRPGLRRYVPIENLPYVQKGLGIAILTTNKGIITDAEARKLKVGGEVICYVW, encoded by the coding sequence ATGATTACAGACCCAATAGCAGACATGATTGCAAGAATTAATAATGCAATTAAATCTAGGAAAGATGAGGTGGCAATACCAAATTCAAAAATCAAAGAAAAGATAGCTGAAATTTTAAAAAAAGAAGGCTATATAGAAGATTACGTAATATCTGAAGAAGATAAAAAAGGGAATCAGGCAACTTTAATAATTAAATTAAAATACTTAGGAAGAAGAAATACAAAACCTGCAATTACAAAAATAGAAAGAGTTTCAAGACCTGGTCTTAGAAGATACGTTCCAATAGAAAACCTTCCTTACGTTCAAAAAGGTTTAGGTATCGCTATTTTAACAACGAATAAAGGTATCATAACAGATGCTGAGGCAAGAAAATTGAAAGTTGGTGGAGAAGTAATCTGCTACGTTTGGTAA
- the rplF gene encoding 50S ribosomal protein L6 has product MSRIGKKPIIIPKGVEVKVDNDNTVTVKGPKGMLTYKFHPNMKIKVEENQIIIERPNDESLNRALHGTTRALLNNMVKGVTEGFTEELEIVGIGYRGAVKGKTLELTLGYSHPVVYEIPEGIQITMEGTNLIKVSGIDKQKVGQVAAKIRSFREPDPYKGKGIRYKGEVIKLKAGKTVGKK; this is encoded by the coding sequence ATGTCAAGGATAGGTAAAAAACCCATAATCATACCAAAAGGTGTAGAAGTTAAGGTTGACAATGATAATACCGTAACAGTAAAAGGTCCGAAAGGAATGTTAACATACAAATTCCATCCTAATATGAAAATAAAAGTTGAAGAAAATCAAATAATAATTGAAAGACCTAATGATGAGTCTTTAAACAGAGCTTTACATGGTACTACTAGAGCTTTATTGAATAATATGGTTAAGGGAGTTACCGAAGGCTTTACAGAAGAGTTAGAGATCGTAGGTATAGGTTATAGAGGTGCAGTAAAAGGTAAAACTCTTGAACTTACCTTAGGATACTCTCATCCTGTTGTTTATGAAATTCCCGAAGGAATTCAAATTACTATGGAAGGAACCAACCTAATAAAAGTCTCTGGAATTGACAAACAAAAAGTAGGTCAAGTTGCTGCAAAAATAAGGTCCTTCAGAGAGCCAGACCCTTATAAAGGAAAGGGTATAAGATATAAAGGCGAAGTAATTAAATTAAAAGCTGGAAAAACTGTTGGTAAAAAATAA
- the rplR gene encoding 50S ribosomal protein L18 produces the protein MAAKNRSEARIIRHKRIRKKIFGTQEKPRLAFYRSLNAIYAQIIDDEKGQTILSASTIDRDYVEKFGKRGGKSIEDAKKLGKFIAEKALAKGIKNVVFDRGGFLYHGKVKAFADAAREGGLNF, from the coding sequence ATGGCTGCTAAAAATAGGTCAGAAGCAAGAATAATAAGACATAAAAGAATAAGAAAAAAAATTTTTGGAACACAAGAAAAACCCAGACTTGCATTTTATAGAAGTTTAAATGCAATTTACGCTCAGATTATAGATGATGAAAAAGGTCAAACTATACTTTCTGCATCTACGATAGATAGAGATTATGTAGAAAAATTCGGTAAAAGAGGTGGAAAATCCATAGAAGATGCAAAAAAACTTGGAAAGTTTATTGCTGAAAAAGCATTAGCTAAAGGAATAAAAAATGTAGTTTTTGATAGAGGTGGTTTTCTTTATCACGGAAAAGTTAAAGCTTTTGCAGATGCAGCCAGAGAAGGCGGATTAAACTTTTAA
- the rpsE gene encoding 30S ribosomal protein S5, protein MGVKNIERLIEQRIKENPINPDLLQLEEKVVEIRRTTRVMEGGRRFSFSTLAIVGDKNGHVGFGHGKAREVPPSIAKAIADAKKRLIKVPLIEGTIPHDVIGEYDSAVVLLKPARRGTGVVAGGPMRPVLELLGVTDILTKIIGRTTNPNAVVRATFDALLKIKSPEEVAKIRSIDEEVILKNYKIYAGGVPVR, encoded by the coding sequence ATGGGAGTAAAGAATATTGAAAGATTAATAGAGCAAAGAATTAAAGAAAATCCTATCAATCCAGATTTATTACAGTTGGAAGAAAAAGTTGTAGAAATTAGAAGAACTACCCGTGTTATGGAAGGTGGAAGAAGATTTTCATTTAGTACCTTGGCTATCGTTGGAGATAAAAACGGGCATGTAGGGTTTGGTCATGGTAAAGCCAGAGAGGTTCCACCTTCAATAGCAAAAGCCATTGCAGATGCAAAGAAAAGATTGATAAAAGTCCCTCTTATAGAAGGAACTATTCCGCATGATGTAATAGGTGAATACGATTCTGCTGTAGTTCTTTTAAAACCTGCAAGAAGAGGTACTGGTGTTGTTGCAGGAGGACCTATGAGACCAGTACTAGAACTTCTAGGAGTAACTGATATTCTTACTAAAATAATAGGTAGAACAACAAATCCAAACGCTGTTGTAAGAGCTACTTTCGATGCACTTTTAAAGATAAAGAGCCCAGAAGAAGTTGCCAAAATAAGGTCTATTGATGAAGAGGTTATATTGAAAAACTACAAAATATACGCTGGAGGTGTACCAGTAAGATGA
- the rpmD gene encoding 50S ribosomal protein L30 encodes MKIKVKLVKGLAGKTEKQKLALRSLGLKKINDERILDKNPMVCGNLEIVKHLVKVEELQ; translated from the coding sequence ATGAAAATAAAAGTAAAATTGGTAAAGGGTTTAGCAGGTAAAACTGAAAAACAAAAACTGGCTTTAAGATCTTTAGGGTTAAAAAAAATAAACGATGAAAGAATTTTAGATAAAAATCCGATGGTTTGCGGAAATTTAGAAATTGTAAAACACTTAGTTAAAGTGGAGGAGTTGCAATAA
- the rplO gene encoding 50S ribosomal protein L15 → MKLHELKPNKGATHKKKIVGRGIGSGHGKTSTRGQKGQTSRSGDSKLPARFEGGQTPFIMRIPKRGFKNPNKVEYEIVNLKDLEKKFNENEEVNPQTLIEKGLVKRGKCVKILGDGELTKKLTVKAHAISASAEEKIKSIGGTVEKIS, encoded by the coding sequence ATGAAATTACACGAATTAAAACCAAATAAAGGTGCTACACATAAAAAGAAAATAGTAGGTAGAGGTATAGGATCTGGACACGGTAAAACATCTACTAGAGGGCAAAAAGGACAGACTTCAAGGTCAGGAGATTCTAAATTACCTGCAAGATTTGAAGGTGGACAAACACCTTTTATAATGAGAATCCCAAAAAGAGGTTTTAAAAACCCAAATAAAGTAGAATACGAAATAGTAAATTTAAAAGATCTTGAAAAAAAATTTAATGAGAATGAAGAAGTAAACCCTCAAACATTAATAGAAAAAGGGTTGGTTAAAAGAGGAAAGTGTGTAAAAATATTGGGAGATGGTGAATTAACTAAAAAGCTAACTGTAAAAGCTCATGCAATTTCTGCCTCTGCTGAAGAAAAGATAAAATCAATTGGTGGAACTGTAGAAAAAATTTCTTAA
- the secY gene encoding preprotein translocase subunit SecY: MIEKIINILEIKELRSRILFTLIILAVYRLGTHIPVPGVNSEMLMHYFNSAGGALFNIYNLFSGGALGRFSLFALGVMPYISASIIMQLLTAVIPTLERLQKEEGDYGRWKISQYTRYLTIAIASFQSFGLSIWLTTLKTETGASLISLSPITFVILTTVIVTTGTVLLMWLGEKITEFGIGNGISMIILAGIVAGIVPAILRTYELVKVGEISILLLTVALIIIVSVVAGIVYIQEAERRIPIQYARRNVMINQSASYLPFKLNPSGVIPIIFAVAILMFPATIAQFFANKSDIARMIVDYLSPQSYVYFGLYVALIIFFAYFYTAILINPVDIADNLRRSGAFIPGVRSGSQTVEYINYILTRLVFAGSIFLALIAILPMLLIKWLNVPFYFGGTSALIVVVVALDTIHQIEAYLAMKKYEGFLRR; the protein is encoded by the coding sequence TTGATAGAAAAGATAATAAATATTTTAGAAATAAAAGAGCTAAGAAGCAGAATTTTATTCACACTTATAATATTGGCTGTTTATAGGCTCGGAACCCATATACCTGTTCCGGGTGTTAATTCTGAAATGCTTATGCATTACTTTAACTCAGCTGGTGGAGCTCTATTTAATATTTATAACCTCTTCTCAGGAGGAGCTTTAGGTAGATTTTCTTTATTTGCTTTAGGTGTAATGCCTTACATCTCAGCATCCATAATTATGCAACTTCTTACCGCCGTTATTCCAACATTAGAAAGACTTCAAAAAGAAGAAGGTGATTATGGAAGGTGGAAAATATCTCAATATACAAGATACTTAACTATAGCCATAGCATCCTTCCAATCTTTTGGTCTTTCTATATGGTTAACTACATTAAAAACAGAAACTGGAGCCTCTTTGATATCTCTTTCACCTATTACTTTTGTAATTCTTACAACTGTTATTGTTACAACCGGAACAGTCCTTCTTATGTGGCTTGGTGAAAAAATAACAGAGTTTGGTATAGGAAATGGAATATCTATGATAATTTTAGCAGGTATAGTTGCAGGTATAGTTCCAGCAATTTTAAGAACGTATGAATTGGTAAAAGTTGGAGAGATCTCAATATTATTACTTACTGTTGCTTTAATTATTATAGTTTCTGTAGTAGCAGGAATTGTGTATATACAGGAGGCAGAAAGAAGGATTCCTATACAGTACGCTAGAAGAAATGTAATGATTAACCAATCAGCAAGCTATTTGCCTTTTAAATTAAACCCATCTGGAGTAATTCCTATAATATTTGCAGTTGCTATTCTTATGTTCCCTGCAACTATAGCGCAGTTTTTCGCAAATAAAAGCGATATTGCAAGAATGATTGTAGATTATCTATCGCCTCAGAGTTATGTTTATTTTGGACTGTATGTAGCTTTAATAATTTTCTTTGCTTATTTTTACACAGCCATTCTTATTAATCCAGTTGATATAGCAGATAACCTAAGAAGAAGTGGAGCTTTTATCCCTGGAGTTAGATCTGGATCTCAAACGGTAGAATATATAAATTACATTTTAACAAGACTGGTTTTTGCAGGTTCTATATTTTTAGCTTTAATAGCTATACTTCCAATGCTACTTATAAAGTGGTTAAATGTTCCATTTTACTTTGGAGGAACTTCAGCTTTAATCGTAGTAGTTGTTGCTTTGGATACTATCCATCAGATAGAAGCATATCTTGCAATGAAAAAGTATGAAGGATTTTTAAGGAGGTAG
- a CDS encoding adenylate kinase, producing the protein MKTIIFLGPPGAGKGTQSQLLKERDNFIQISTGDLLREAVKNQTPLGMKAKQFMDEGKLVPDDLIIDLISEKLEEFKDKNIIFDGFPRTVPQAEALKDLLNKKNRKVDAVILFDIEEEEVIKRLSGRRVCPKCGSVYHIIFNPPKNDNLCDKCDTPLIQRDDDKEEVIRKRLEVYHSQTAPLIEYYKDVLLKIDATRPPEEVYKNIKNVL; encoded by the coding sequence TTGAAAACAATTATATTTCTTGGTCCTCCAGGAGCAGGTAAAGGAACTCAATCTCAACTTTTAAAAGAAAGAGATAACTTTATTCAAATTTCAACAGGAGACTTGCTTAGAGAAGCCGTTAAAAACCAAACACCTCTTGGTATGAAAGCAAAACAGTTTATGGATGAGGGAAAGTTAGTACCTGATGATTTGATAATAGATTTAATCTCAGAAAAACTTGAAGAATTTAAAGATAAGAATATTATTTTTGATGGCTTTCCAAGAACAGTGCCTCAAGCAGAGGCTTTAAAAGATTTATTGAATAAAAAGAATAGAAAAGTTGATGCAGTTATTTTATTTGATATAGAAGAGGAAGAAGTAATTAAAAGGTTGTCCGGAAGAAGAGTTTGTCCAAAGTGTGGATCAGTTTATCATATTATATTTAATCCACCTAAAAATGACAATCTCTGCGATAAGTGTGATACACCTTTAATTCAAAGAGATGATGATAAGGAAGAAGTTATAAGAAAAAGATTGGAAGTTTATCATTCCCAGACAGCACCCCTTATTGAATACTATAAAGATGTACTTTTAAAAATAGATGCAACAAGACCTCCAGAAGAAGTTTACAAAAATATAAAAAATGTGTTATAA
- the map gene encoding type I methionyl aminopeptidase encodes MIELKSKEDIEKLRIANKHVGEILNLLKEYVKPGVSAYELDQIAYEECKKRNVKPAFLGLYGFPASLCVSINEEVVHGIPKKEKVIKEGDIVSLDFGVEYEGWFGDAAITVAVGEVSERKKRLIEGVERSLEEAIKLCYPSRNLKEIASVIQKTLLDYKLTPVCTYGGHGIGRKPHEPPHVTNCVENAENVVLKEGMVLAIEPMAYLGKGKIRVLKDGWTVVTTDKSQAAHFEHSIAVTENGPIVLSKLD; translated from the coding sequence ATGATTGAACTTAAGTCAAAAGAGGATATTGAAAAGTTAAGAATCGCAAATAAGCACGTTGGTGAGATTTTAAATTTGTTAAAAGAATATGTTAAGCCAGGTGTGTCTGCATACGAGTTAGATCAAATAGCTTACGAAGAATGTAAAAAAAGGAATGTTAAACCAGCTTTTTTGGGGCTTTACGGATTTCCAGCCTCTTTGTGTGTTTCAATAAATGAAGAGGTTGTACACGGTATTCCTAAAAAAGAAAAAGTTATAAAAGAAGGTGATATAGTAAGTTTGGATTTCGGTGTAGAATACGAAGGCTGGTTCGGAGATGCAGCTATTACAGTAGCTGTTGGAGAAGTGAGCGAAAGGAAAAAAAGACTTATAGAAGGTGTAGAAAGATCTTTAGAAGAAGCTATTAAGCTTTGTTATCCTAGTAGAAACTTAAAAGAAATAGCTTCTGTTATACAAAAAACGCTTTTAGATTATAAACTTACGCCAGTTTGTACATACGGTGGACATGGGATAGGTAGAAAACCACATGAACCGCCACATGTTACAAACTGTGTTGAAAATGCGGAAAATGTAGTACTAAAAGAAGGAATGGTATTGGCTATAGAACCTATGGCATATTTAGGAAAAGGAAAGATAAGAGTTTTAAAGGATGGCTGGACTGTCGTTACGACGGATAAAAGCCAGGCTGCACACTTTGAACATAGCATTGCAGTTACAGAAAATGGTCCTATTGTTTTATCAAAATTAGATTAA
- the infA gene encoding translation initiation factor IF-1 — translation MAKKKEEQQKEKGIVLEGTVLEALPNAMFRVQLETGHEVLAHVSGKMRMHFIKILPGDKVKVELSPYDLSRGRIIFRV, via the coding sequence ATGGCTAAGAAAAAAGAAGAGCAACAAAAAGAGAAGGGAATAGTTTTAGAGGGAACAGTTTTAGAAGCTTTGCCTAACGCAATGTTTAGAGTTCAACTTGAAACAGGGCATGAAGTTTTAGCGCATGTATCAGGAAAGATGAGAATGCACTTTATAAAGATATTACCTGGTGATAAAGTAAAAGTTGAGTTATCTCCTTATGACTTATCAAGAGGAAGAATTATTTTTAGAGTTTAA
- the rpmJ gene encoding 50S ribosomal protein L36 yields MKVKASVKPRCEKCRIIRRNGRVMVICENPKHKQKQG; encoded by the coding sequence ATGAAAGTGAAAGCTTCTGTAAAACCAAGATGTGAAAAGTGTAGAATAATAAGAAGGAACGGAAGAGTAATGGTGATATGTGAGAATCCAAAACATAAGCAAAAACAAGGCTAA
- the rpsM gene encoding 30S ribosomal protein S13 has product MARIAGVDLPDRKRLEIALTYIYGIGKTRAKEILEKTGIDGMKRVGELTPEELNTIRKFIEQNYKVEGDLRREVAVAIKRLVDMGCYRGIRHRLGLPVRGQRTKTNAKTRRGKRKK; this is encoded by the coding sequence ATGGCACGTATTGCAGGCGTAGATTTACCAGATAGAAAAAGATTAGAGATTGCTCTTACTTACATATACGGTATAGGTAAGACTAGAGCAAAAGAAATATTGGAAAAAACTGGAATAGACGGAATGAAGAGAGTTGGAGAGTTAACTCCCGAAGAACTTAATACAATAAGAAAGTTTATAGAACAAAATTATAAAGTAGAAGGTGACCTCAGAAGAGAAGTTGCAGTTGCTATCAAGAGATTGGTTGATATGGGTTGTTATAGAGGTATTAGACATAGACTTGGTCTTCCAGTAAGAGGTCAAAGAACAAAAACAAATGCAAAAACAAGAAGAGGAAAAAGAAAAAAGTAA
- the rpsK gene encoding 30S ribosomal protein S11 — protein sequence MAKKRKSAPKKLKRTVTSGIAHIQSTFNNTIVTITDKEGNTLSWASGGTEGFKGTRKNTPYAAQLAAQKAAKKAMDEYGLKEVEVWVKGPGAGREPAIRTLAAAGLSITAIRDVTPIPHNGCRPTSKRRV from the coding sequence ATGGCTAAAAAAAGAAAATCTGCTCCTAAAAAACTAAAAAGAACAGTAACTTCAGGTATAGCCCACATACAATCAACATTCAATAACACTATAGTTACTATAACTGACAAAGAAGGTAACACTCTTTCATGGGCATCTGGAGGAACAGAAGGATTTAAAGGGACAAGAAAAAATACTCCTTATGCAGCACAGCTTGCTGCTCAAAAAGCCGCTAAAAAAGCTATGGATGAATATGGATTAAAAGAAGTTGAAGTTTGGGTAAAAGGACCCGGAGCTGGTAGAGAACCAGCAATAAGAACATTGGCAGCTGCTGGTTTATCAATTACTGCAATTAGAGACGTTACACCTATACCCCATAACGGTTGTCGTCCAACAAGTAAAAGGAGGGTTTAA